One region of Hoeflea sp. 108 genomic DNA includes:
- the abc-f gene encoding ribosomal protection-like ABC-F family protein: MLIINDLSLRIAGRLLLDHASLTLPAGTKAGLVGRNGTGKTTLFKAITGDFSSETGSISLPKNTRIGQVAQEAPGTEEPLIDIVLKADVERTALLAEEQTATDPHRIAEIHIRLADIDAHSAESRAATILAGLGFDDEAQRRPASSFSGGWRMRVALAAVLFSEPDLLLLDEPTNYLDLEGTLWLENYVSKYPHTVLLISHDRDLLNRAVNSIVHLDQKKMTFWRGGYDQFERQIAEQRELQEKGRVKQEAARKHLQSFVDRFRAKASKARQAQSRIKALEKMKPIAALIEDNVRPFSFPEPVKTVASPIVALDKVNVGYQADKPILKKMTLRIDADDRIALLGANGNGKSTFAKLLAGRLQAETGSVTIAPGLKVAIFAQHQLDDLRPEENAYEHVRRLMPDAPESKVRARVAQFGLPTEKMNTAAKDLSGGEKARLLMGLSAFDGPNLFILDEPTNHLDIDSREALIMALNEFPGAVILISHDRHLLEATADRLWLVKDGSVNPYDGDLEDYKTLVTGVSGDRRKEREADKASKADKRREAAARRAALEPLAKEIRATEALMDRIRKRIDTIEDQLADPKLYEKDPTTATQLAKERSQLSAQLNGHEDKWLAMSAEYEEGTAE; encoded by the coding sequence ATGCTTATTATCAACGATCTCTCCCTCCGCATCGCCGGACGCCTGCTTCTCGATCATGCGTCGCTGACCCTGCCTGCCGGCACCAAGGCGGGCCTCGTCGGCCGCAACGGCACGGGCAAAACCACGCTGTTCAAAGCGATAACTGGCGACTTCAGCTCGGAAACCGGCAGCATCAGCCTGCCGAAGAACACGCGCATCGGCCAGGTGGCGCAGGAAGCGCCCGGTACCGAGGAACCGCTGATCGACATCGTGCTCAAGGCCGATGTCGAGCGCACCGCGCTTCTCGCCGAGGAGCAGACGGCCACCGATCCGCATCGCATTGCCGAGATCCACATCCGCCTCGCCGACATCGACGCGCATTCGGCGGAATCGCGCGCGGCGACCATTCTTGCCGGTCTCGGCTTCGACGACGAAGCGCAGCGGCGGCCGGCCTCGTCCTTCTCGGGCGGATGGCGCATGCGCGTTGCGCTCGCGGCCGTGCTGTTTTCGGAACCTGACTTGCTGCTGCTCGACGAACCGACCAACTATCTCGATCTCGAAGGCACGCTGTGGCTCGAGAACTATGTGTCGAAGTATCCGCACACGGTTCTCTTGATCAGCCACGACCGCGACCTGCTCAACCGCGCGGTCAATTCGATCGTCCATCTCGACCAGAAGAAGATGACTTTCTGGCGCGGCGGCTACGACCAGTTCGAGCGCCAGATCGCCGAGCAGCGGGAGTTGCAGGAAAAGGGCCGCGTCAAGCAGGAAGCGGCGCGCAAGCACCTGCAATCCTTTGTCGACCGCTTCCGCGCCAAGGCTTCCAAGGCACGCCAGGCGCAGTCGCGCATCAAGGCGCTGGAGAAGATGAAGCCGATCGCGGCGCTGATCGAGGACAATGTCAGGCCGTTCAGCTTTCCCGAGCCGGTGAAGACGGTAGCCTCGCCGATCGTGGCTCTCGACAAGGTCAATGTCGGCTACCAGGCCGATAAGCCGATCCTGAAGAAAATGACGCTGCGCATCGATGCCGACGACCGCATCGCGCTTCTGGGCGCCAACGGCAACGGCAAGTCGACCTTTGCCAAGTTGCTTGCCGGACGCCTTCAGGCCGAGACGGGATCGGTGACGATTGCGCCAGGCCTCAAGGTGGCGATCTTCGCCCAGCACCAGCTTGACGACCTCAGGCCGGAAGAAAACGCCTACGAGCATGTGCGCCGACTGATGCCGGACGCGCCGGAATCGAAGGTGAGGGCGCGTGTCGCCCAGTTCGGCCTTCCCACGGAGAAGATGAACACCGCCGCCAAAGATCTGTCGGGTGGCGAAAAGGCGCGGCTGTTGATGGGGCTTTCCGCCTTTGACGGGCCGAACCTGTTCATCCTCGACGAACCGACCAACCACCTCGACATCGACAGCCGCGAGGCGTTGATTATGGCGCTCAACGAGTTCCCGGGCGCCGTCATCCTGATCAGTCACGACCGCCATCTGCTGGAAGCCACGGCCGACCGGCTGTGGCTGGTCAAGGACGGCTCGGTCAATCCTTATGACGGCGATCTCGAGGACTACAAGACGCTGGTGACGGGTGTGTCCGGCGACCGGCGCAAGGAGCGTGAGGCCGACAAGGCCTCCAAGGCCGACAAGCGCCGCGAGGCCGCCGCGCGGCGCGCCGCCCTCGAGCCGCTGGCCAAGGAAATCCGCGCCACCGAGGCGCTGATGGATCGTATCCGCAAGCGCATCGACACGATCGAGGACCAACTGGCCGACCCGAAGCTCTACGAGAAGGATCCGACGACGGCGACGCAACTCGCCAAGGAGCGCTCGCAGCTATCGGCCCAGCTCAATGGCCACGAAGACAAGTGGCTGGCCATGTCGGCCGAATATGAAGAAGGCACAGCCGAGTAG
- a CDS encoding cation diffusion facilitator family transporter, whose amino-acid sequence MGGDHDHGDMQNTPESRLWIAFGLTGSFMIAEVIGGIVTNSLALISDAMHMATDAMALAIALIAIKVGRRAADLLRTYGYARFEILAAAFNALLLLGVAFYILYEAYERLSKPTEIASLGMLVVAVIGLAVNFISMRLLTGHKDNSLNVKGAYLEVWADMLGSLGAIAGALVIWFTGWQWVDSLIAVGIGFMVFPRTWVLLKECINILLEGVPPGMDLAEVEEAIATVPGVASLHDLHLWAITQSKASLTAHAVLAEGADGETVRQAIEARLQEKFDLHHTTLQMERESCAPLERIH is encoded by the coding sequence ATGGGCGGCGACCACGATCATGGCGACATGCAAAACACGCCGGAGTCCCGACTCTGGATCGCTTTCGGCCTGACCGGCAGCTTCATGATCGCCGAGGTGATCGGCGGTATCGTCACCAACAGCCTGGCGCTGATTTCGGATGCCATGCACATGGCGACCGACGCAATGGCGTTGGCTATCGCGCTGATCGCCATCAAGGTGGGTCGCCGTGCAGCCGATCTGTTGCGCACCTATGGCTATGCCCGCTTCGAGATCCTGGCGGCCGCCTTCAATGCGCTGCTGTTGCTCGGTGTCGCCTTCTACATCCTCTACGAAGCCTATGAACGGCTCTCCAAGCCGACGGAGATCGCTTCGCTTGGCATGCTCGTCGTCGCCGTCATCGGCCTTGCCGTCAACTTCATCTCGATGCGCTTGCTGACAGGGCACAAGGACAACAGCCTCAACGTCAAGGGCGCCTATCTCGAGGTGTGGGCCGATATGCTGGGGTCGCTCGGTGCCATCGCCGGGGCGCTGGTCATCTGGTTCACCGGCTGGCAATGGGTCGATTCGCTGATTGCCGTCGGCATCGGCTTCATGGTGTTCCCGCGCACCTGGGTCTTGCTCAAGGAGTGCATCAACATCCTGCTCGAAGGTGTGCCGCCGGGTATGGACCTTGCCGAGGTCGAAGAGGCGATTGCAACCGTGCCCGGAGTTGCCTCGTTGCACGACCTGCATCTGTGGGCAATCACTCAGAGCAAAGCGTCGCTGACAGCGCATGCGGTGCTGGCGGAGGGAGCGGACGGCGAGACGGTGCGTCAGGCGATCGAAGCTCGCCTGCAGGAAAAGTTCGATCTGCACCACACCACACTGCAGATGGAGCGCGAGAGCTGCGCACCGCTGGAGCGCATCCACTGA
- a CDS encoding glutathione S-transferase family protein — protein MTTTPIFTSGFPLGSSAGLVAAFEWLGQPYRLTRVDMLGEMRTEAYKRFNGRIETPVLVTDEGRVLTETMAIALWLEARDSERRISFEPGTPEADRMHQHIAFLNTAFTGAFGPLWTALEAEDATEAERETLRKFGREFVAVRHEQLEAMIGDSDYLLGDRPTLADAVFVGVARWTDFHKAVNPADYPRILALRNRIEADPAFRFAVAIEDGDTAAIGSGAMKGLVPLADVLRDTDAEQAA, from the coding sequence ATGACAACCACCCCGATCTTCACCTCCGGCTTCCCGCTCGGCTCCTCGGCCGGCCTCGTCGCCGCCTTCGAATGGCTCGGCCAACCCTACCGGCTGACCCGCGTCGACATGCTCGGCGAGATGCGCACAGAGGCCTACAAGCGCTTCAACGGCCGGATCGAAACGCCGGTGCTTGTCACCGATGAAGGCCGCGTCCTGACCGAGACCATGGCGATCGCGCTGTGGCTCGAGGCACGCGACAGCGAACGCCGCATCAGCTTCGAACCGGGCACTCCGGAGGCCGACAGGATGCACCAGCACATTGCCTTCCTGAACACGGCCTTCACCGGCGCTTTCGGCCCGTTGTGGACAGCGCTCGAAGCGGAAGACGCCACCGAAGCGGAGCGTGAGACGCTGCGCAAGTTCGGACGTGAATTCGTCGCCGTACGCCACGAACAGCTCGAGGCAATGATCGGCGACAGCGACTACCTGCTCGGTGACAGGCCAACGCTGGCGGACGCAGTGTTTGTCGGCGTGGCCCGCTGGACCGACTTCCACAAGGCGGTCAACCCGGCCGACTATCCGCGCATCCTGGCGCTGCGCAACCGCATCGAAGCCGACCCGGCATTCCGCTTCGCGGTGGCGATCGAAGATGGTGACACAGCGGCCATCGGTAGCGGCGCGATGAAAGGACTGGTGCCGCTCGCCGACGTACTGCGCGACACGGACGCTGAGCAGGCGGCCTGA
- a CDS encoding molybdopterin oxidoreductase family protein, translated as MNQHAKIRIGHSACPHDCPSTCALEVELLDDKRIGRVHGAKSNSYTAGVICAKVARYADRVHHPDRLLKPLIRTGAKGDGNWNEASWEAALDLIAERFIAAEVKYGSETVWPYFYAGTMGLVQRDGIERLRHAKKYSGFFGSICTNLAWTGYVMGTGALRGSDPREIGKSDCVVIWGTNAVVTQVNVMTHAIKARKERGAKIVVIDIYETATLKQADMGLVLKPGTDAALACAVMHVLFKEGFADRAYLEKYTDDPKGLEAHLADKTPEWAAAITGLTVDEIEAFARLVGTTKKTFFRLGYGFSRQRNGSVNMHAALSIPAVTGAWQYEGGGAFHSNSGIFKLNGELLEGTRFRDPNIRYLDHSRIGPVLTNAADALYGGPPVTAMLIQNTNPANVAPEQRLVVKGLMRDDLFTAVHEQFMTDTAKLADVVLPATMFLEHDDIYKGGGNQHITLGPKLIEPPEGPRTNHFVIEQLAERLGVSDMPGFGLTERQHIDVMLEKKGLGNFDSFRDQKWADMQPEFDSAHFLSGFGHPDGKFRFRPQWNGGMAPNKPPRSMGIFGPVAQLPEFPDHVDLIEVADEEHPFRLATSPARNFLNSTFAETPVSREKEGRPELLIHPEDAAAMGVATGDRVEVGNKRGEVVLHARLFDKIKRGVVIAEGIWPNSDHERGEGINVLTGADAPAPYGGAAVHDNKVWVRAA; from the coding sequence ATGAACCAGCACGCCAAGATCAGGATAGGCCATTCGGCCTGCCCGCATGACTGCCCGTCGACCTGTGCGCTCGAGGTCGAGCTGCTCGACGACAAGCGCATCGGCCGTGTCCATGGCGCCAAGTCGAACAGCTATACGGCAGGCGTCATCTGCGCCAAGGTCGCCCGCTACGCCGACCGCGTCCACCATCCCGACCGACTGCTGAAGCCGCTGATCCGCACTGGCGCCAAGGGCGACGGCAACTGGAACGAAGCGAGCTGGGAGGCGGCGCTCGACCTGATCGCCGAAAGATTCATCGCCGCGGAAGTCAAATACGGCTCGGAGACGGTCTGGCCCTATTTCTACGCCGGCACGATGGGGCTGGTGCAGCGCGACGGCATCGAGCGTCTGCGCCACGCCAAGAAATATTCCGGCTTCTTCGGCTCGATCTGCACCAATCTCGCCTGGACGGGTTATGTCATGGGCACCGGTGCGCTGCGCGGCAGCGATCCGCGCGAGATCGGCAAGTCGGACTGCGTCGTCATCTGGGGCACCAATGCGGTGGTCACCCAGGTCAATGTGATGACCCACGCGATCAAGGCGCGCAAGGAACGCGGCGCCAAGATCGTCGTCATCGACATTTACGAGACGGCGACGCTGAAGCAGGCCGACATGGGGCTGGTGCTGAAGCCCGGCACCGATGCGGCACTCGCCTGCGCGGTCATGCACGTTCTGTTCAAGGAAGGTTTTGCCGACCGCGCCTATCTCGAAAAATACACCGACGATCCCAAGGGGCTGGAAGCCCATCTCGCCGACAAGACGCCGGAATGGGCGGCCGCCATAACCGGCCTGACCGTCGACGAGATCGAGGCTTTCGCCCGGCTGGTCGGCACCACCAAAAAGACCTTCTTCCGTTTGGGCTACGGTTTCTCGCGCCAGCGCAACGGCTCGGTCAACATGCATGCCGCCCTGTCGATCCCGGCGGTGACCGGGGCCTGGCAATATGAGGGCGGCGGCGCCTTCCATTCCAATTCGGGCATCTTCAAGCTCAATGGCGAGCTGCTCGAAGGCACCAGGTTCCGCGACCCCAACATCCGTTATCTCGACCATTCGCGCATCGGCCCGGTGCTGACCAATGCTGCGGACGCGCTCTATGGCGGCCCGCCTGTCACGGCGATGCTGATCCAGAACACCAATCCGGCCAATGTCGCGCCCGAGCAGCGCCTGGTGGTCAAGGGGCTGATGCGCGACGACCTGTTCACGGCCGTGCACGAGCAGTTCATGACCGATACGGCAAAACTCGCCGACGTCGTCCTGCCCGCGACGATGTTCCTCGAGCATGACGACATCTACAAGGGCGGCGGCAACCAGCACATCACGCTGGGGCCAAAGCTGATCGAGCCGCCCGAGGGTCCCCGCACCAACCACTTCGTCATCGAGCAACTGGCCGAGCGGCTCGGCGTGTCCGACATGCCGGGTTTCGGCCTGACCGAACGCCAGCATATCGACGTCATGTTGGAGAAGAAGGGCCTCGGCAATTTCGACAGCTTCCGCGACCAGAAATGGGCCGACATGCAGCCGGAGTTCGACAGCGCCCATTTCCTCAGCGGCTTCGGCCACCCCGACGGCAAGTTCCGCTTCCGGCCGCAGTGGAATGGTGGCATGGCGCCGAACAAGCCGCCGCGTAGCATGGGCATCTTCGGCCCGGTGGCGCAGCTGCCTGAATTCCCCGACCATGTCGACCTGATCGAGGTGGCGGACGAAGAGCATCCGTTCCGCCTGGCGACCTCGCCGGCGCGCAACTTCCTCAACTCGACCTTCGCCGAGACGCCGGTGTCGCGCGAGAAGGAGGGGCGGCCGGAGCTGCTGATCCATCCCGAGGATGCCGCGGCCATGGGGGTCGCCACCGGCGACCGCGTCGAGGTCGGCAACAAACGCGGCGAGGTGGTGCTGCATGCCCGCCTGTTCGACAAGATCAAGCGTGGCGTCGTCATCGCCGAAGGAATCTGGCCGAACTCCGACCACGAGCGCGGCGAAGGCATCAATGTGCTGACCGGCGCCGACGCGCCCGCGCCTTATGGCGGCGCTGCAGTGCATGACAACAAGGTCTGGGTACGCGCGGCCTAG
- a CDS encoding tautomerase family protein produces MPILTVKIAAQRSDALTDQVAAMLAEHTSTILGKKPEVTAIAIIYVDPRDWIIAGRSLQSHGKSSFALEIKVTDETNTKDEKKRYIAAVFAGFADILGDIHEESYIHVHDVRAASYGYGGKTQEFRYQHP; encoded by the coding sequence ATGCCTATCCTCACCGTCAAGATTGCCGCCCAGCGCAGCGACGCGCTGACCGACCAGGTGGCAGCGATGCTGGCCGAACACACCAGCACCATTCTCGGCAAGAAGCCTGAGGTGACGGCAATCGCCATCATCTATGTCGACCCGCGCGACTGGATCATTGCCGGCCGCTCGCTTCAGAGCCACGGCAAGTCGAGCTTTGCGCTGGAGATCAAGGTCACCGACGAGACCAACACCAAGGATGAGAAGAAGCGCTACATCGCGGCGGTTTTCGCCGGTTTCGCCGACATTCTCGGCGACATCCACGAGGAGAGCTACATCCACGTCCACGACGTGCGCGCCGCCTCTTATGGCTATGGCGGCAAGACCCAGGAATTCCGCTACCAGCACCCGTGA
- a CDS encoding LysR substrate-binding domain-containing protein, which produces MLNLNDLHFFAAAVDTGGFAAAARRLGCPKSTVSKRVAALEMSLGAQLIHRSSRRFTLTDVGRDVYDHARAAVIEAEAVETVVQKRLAEPAGIVRITTSVPNAQFRLAHRLPVLARRYPGLLVQLHVTDRFVDLVQDGFDIALRSHFAPLPDSDLMQRRMSEDAITVLAAPSYVAAHGAPETPEALSGHEGLMSSMTSRSWRLRDGKGRIVEVAPRQRFHADESVPLLMAAESGLGIVCLPELISANAVAQGRLVRLLTDWTAGRVTTTILTPHRRGQLPAVRAVIDFLLEKGKDGVAAAG; this is translated from the coding sequence ATGCTGAACCTCAACGATCTCCATTTCTTCGCAGCAGCCGTCGACACTGGTGGTTTTGCCGCCGCCGCACGGCGTCTCGGCTGCCCCAAATCGACGGTCAGCAAACGGGTCGCGGCCCTGGAAATGTCGCTCGGCGCCCAGCTGATCCACCGCAGCTCGCGCAGATTCACGCTGACCGACGTCGGCCGCGACGTCTATGACCATGCCCGTGCCGCCGTCATCGAGGCCGAGGCGGTGGAGACGGTGGTGCAAAAGAGGCTGGCCGAGCCGGCCGGCATCGTGCGCATCACCACCTCGGTGCCCAACGCGCAGTTCCGGCTGGCGCATCGGTTGCCGGTGCTGGCACGCCGTTACCCCGGGCTTCTGGTCCAGCTGCATGTCACCGACCGTTTCGTCGACCTGGTGCAGGACGGTTTCGACATCGCGCTCCGCAGCCACTTCGCGCCGCTGCCCGATTCCGACCTGATGCAGCGGCGGATGAGCGAGGATGCGATCACGGTGCTGGCCGCACCGTCCTATGTCGCCGCGCACGGCGCGCCGGAGACACCGGAAGCGCTTTCCGGCCATGAAGGGCTGATGAGCTCGATGACGTCTAGGAGCTGGCGGCTGCGCGATGGCAAAGGCCGCATCGTCGAGGTGGCGCCGCGGCAGCGCTTCCACGCCGATGAATCGGTGCCTCTGCTGATGGCGGCGGAATCCGGCCTCGGCATCGTCTGCCTGCCCGAGTTGATCTCGGCTAATGCTGTGGCGCAGGGCAGGCTCGTGCGGCTGCTGACCGATTGGACGGCAGGCCGCGTGACCACGACGATTCTTACGCCGCACCGGCGCGGACAGCTGCCGGCGGTGCGCGCCGTCATCGACTTCCTGCTCGAGAAGGGTAAGGACGGCGTGGCGGCAGCCGGCTAG